ATGATATGAAGTAGTACACAACAGAAATACCCACCATACTCACATTTAAGTTATGTTaagttaaacatattttaagaaaatatgtttggttacaatatttatttttatattttctacatctgtttttgtggaaaaacataaaaccagcATCTGCTTCATCATGACATGACTTTACATTAAATCTCCTGAAAGAtgagaaattaattattaaagtaaTAGAAAAACTTGTTCTACAGAAAGAAACATTAGTTATGAATTTATATCCTTGTTCTAAACTCATTTTGACAAAGACTCACATCGACTCCACTGTGTCGACGTCCGTTCTGAGTCGACTGCAACAACATGAGGACCTGCAGGAACACAAAACACGATTTACATGAAATGTTAGTACTTTGGACTAAAGAGAAGGTGATTAGTGCAGCTGATCTGAAGTCATATTCAGACTGAAATGAATCCGGACTAAGAGGATCAGTCAGCTGTGTTCCCACGACCCGGCTgctcaaacacagcagctgatccGATTTGCTAAACTCCAGAGATCTGAAACATAAACGTCACTTTCCACATTGTGAACGAAGCTTTGattctgttttctgcagctcGTTAAGTGACACAGCTTCAACGACTGATGGACACTCTGAGCGCTGCACAgctgtctgttctgtctttgtttattaaagCCAATGTTTCACACATCTGCCAGTGTTTTGGTCTTAATCCAGTCACCGACCTTAGAGTTGAGTGCACACTGCAGCGGTGATTCTTTGATCTTGTTGAGGATGTCCGTGCTCGCTCCGTTTTCCAGCAGCACCTGGATGATTCCCTCGTAGCCCCAGCGTGCAGCCACGTGCAGCGGCGTGTCGCCTTTATCGTTCTGCAGGTCCAGGCGGCAGCTTTGGACGTCATAGTAAACCAGGGccttcacacactgacacataacACGCAGCATTTCAACACcacttacatttaaaataagttaaTTGATGAAGacattgaaaacatttgagaaTCTGCAACTTGGcgatatttaaattaaatcctcCAATTCTCCAATAAAATCTTCAATTTCTAGCTTGAACTTTCAGCcagaagcagaaagaaatcTGAATATGCTGAAGGCAGAGAAACAgttcacacacatgtactgtCCAAACTAGAAACACTGGAGCAAGTTGAAAATCATTATAGTAAAGTAAATACTATACATACTGCTGGTTATAGTGGTTGTACTAAAGACAAAGTCTGTGCTTGACTTACGTCTTCGTGTCCGTACATGCAGGCCAGGTGCAGCGGTGTGTTGCCGTTGTTGTCCTGAGCGTCTGTGTTCGCCTTgtagtgcagcagcagcagctacaggacggaaaacacatcacattcatttttacaGTATCATAGCATTTGTTCCTGTTAATTATCTTCTGTATCCTCTACATCATTACTTACTTCTTCCTTTGATACTGATGTTTCCCTCTGTAAGTGGctttaaaactttacttttgttGGTTTTTTAGGTTACTACCATACAGACACTGTTACCTGAAGAGAATATGATCTAGACTAGAGCGTCCGGGCATTTACCTGTACACTGTATGTTAATCCGAAACAGACCCTGACATCTTGACCTCACTTCTGCACTTGATGaagttagtttttctttttgcagtttGTTGATGTGACTGCAAACAATTCAGACTTTGTCGTGTTGAAAGTGAAACATAAATGTTATTAGATCTGATGTAGTGTAGGGTTAGGCACTGTCACAGTAACATCTACAGAAATGAGACCGGAGTGCTCATTCAGACCATTAAATTCTcttgtgaaaacacacacagacaaatgtagTGCAGCAGGAGTGTGtttaggggtgtgtgtgtgcgctcactGTGACTCCCTGGTATCCCCGTTGGCAGGACAGGTGCAGTGGTGTGAGGGCGTGGTAGTCGGTGGCATTTACAGGTGCTCCTTTATGAACTAGCACGTCTATGAGCTGGGCCTGACCTGACACACAAACGTACAggttggtttgttgtttttacacgTGATTCATCATAATGTCTCATGTTTCATCTTCCTcaccacagacagcagcagcgtGCAGCGGAGTATAACCTCGGTCGTCTCTGGAGAACGGCGTGACGATGGACGGGTCGTTCAACCTCcttcaacagaaaacaaaacagtttacaaGAGTTGAAGAGCTGAGGAGGAGACGGCAGTGTCACATACTGAAACTCAAAGTGATCTCAGttacagtgatgatgatggtgaccGTGTCAgatgttaaatattgttttaatttcttttgatATCAAGGAAATTTGATGTATATTGGAATCTTGTGCCTTGTGGGCCACTGTAGATGTTTCCTAACAGTTTATAGctgcaacaaaaacagttcATGTCACGTGTTAAATATTGATGTCAGTAATAAACGCATGTAATTTCAGAGTTTGATGCGATGatacagaaaaagcaaaatagCCTTGAACAcctggtgtgtgtatgtgtgtgctttaacAGGAAGTGAAAGTGTGAACAGTTCTTTGTTCCTGATTTACAGCCCTGAtgcaacagaaaatgtaaaaaagggaAATGAGCTTCAGCAGAAATATCAGAAGAAATAAACATAGAAATCacagtgtttcctaataaagtgtgtgtgtggggcttGTGTTGTCGATTcatacagatacagacacaaacaaatatggTCAGAAACGGACTTATTCTGACTTCTGcagacacagtttaaaaacCCAACTTGATTTAAAAGTGACGAGGCATAGTTCGATTTAAGgatttcatctttctttctatGCAGCCTTATATTCTGAATGTTACACGGCAAAGAAATCTGCACAGGAAACCAGATTTCTTTAATCTCCTACCTGGACTGATGAggattatttacattacatgaaACAAATCAGCTACTTGAAAAAGGCGACTGTAGCTGAGCTACTTCAAGGGACAATAAGTAATGTTTCTTATTGTGGAGAGGTGATGTTGATGCTTCCTGTCAAGTCGGAGCAGAGATATTAATTTCGaacagttttctcttttaacaAATCACAGAATTTCAATGAAATGTATTAGCAATGGTTTttaacttgtatttatttatttatttattgtaatgtgATAATGAAGAACGTCTTTAAGGGCTTTCCAGAGCGTAGCAGACAGTAGAAGAGCATAGCAGAGCAGGGACAGGGAGGGCAAGCTAGAGTCATGCTAGCGCTGACCCAGACAGCTGGAGGTCACACAGGTCACAGGAGCAGAGGGGGTGACACATCTTCTTAACCTCCTCGTCACTTTCTCCTTCGCTCAGCAGACGTTTGACCTCTGACTCGTTTCCATTTGCGatgtgctgaaacacacacgggagaaataaaaggataaaaaaaaaatctcacttCAACGCAATGTGACATTTTTTGGAGCCAATATTTTGTTACGATCCAACTTAACATTCAGCTTTAAAAGGTTAGTGTCGTGGAATCTGTAATTTTAGTTTCTAGTTTATTTCTGATGGATTCTGGGACGTGGCAGCTGCTGTGTCCTGCAGAGTCATGGTTCATTTTTGTGCAGCTCACCTCAAACAGGCAGTGGATGGGTGTTGTGGCGCTCTGAGCCAGCAGATTCATCTTCTCTTTGAACAACGCCTTGTCGTTTAGCTCACCTGAGTGCTAACGgggcagaaaaaacaaaacaaccatcAGGAGCATTACCTCCTGCTGAGAAACTACAGTGTGACAGCAGAGTACAGCTCCTATGTCTCTTACCGAGTGTGTGTTCTGCAGCTTCCCCAGGTTGATGTACTCCACTGCAGCCTCGAAGGTGCTGAGACAGTAGCTGAGTTCATCTTTACTGGAGTGGCTGAAGCAGAAGTTCCTGATGTAGCTCAGGTTGGCCATCCTGAAGACAAACAGCAAGAAGagaaatgctgcagccagagtttaAGTGAATAGTGAAGTCAGTCTGTGAAGCACCACGGCTGTTTGTACATGTGATCTATACATAGACTGACAAAATCTCATTAGTGATTAGTGAGTGATCTTCTCTCTTATGAAACTGAGgaatttgattgttttttgttaaatatccatctatttaaatctaaattagaATCCAGcaacatgattaaaaaatacTGGGACACATGCAACAGAAGTCTAGAAAAGTTCTGTTCTGCTAAAAACTAAACTGGTATAAGCTCTCATAACATCAGCTTCatgatatataaaaatatatttacattttttaatttcctccACATCACAGACTGAAGTGATGCTCCTGGACATTTATATGttctaaaaatattttcagccTCTGTGTTTGCACCCGGCACGCCCCAAGGTCAAAGGTGTGACAATGATTCGCCCTCACCAGTTGGGGATTTCCGTCTTCACCAGCAGATAGAGGATGACAGAGAGCAGGTCGTCTGCACAAACTGCCTCTATGCTGactgcagaggaaaacacacaagacaTTCACAAAAGGAACACAAAGTCATCTTCCACTAAGTGTGTCTGACAGCTTCTTCCTCAGTCCAAACCCAATAACTGAGTTGGCTGCTTGACAAACATTAATTAGGAGCAGATCGTATCACTCTGCAGACTGACAGCGAGGTCGCTGTGGGCCACTGGGGGTGGATTCTCAAAACAAACTGGACATTGGTGCTGATCTGATCACAGACTACTGAGGAGGTttagagaacacacacagttcagtctgactgatcaGAGACGAGCAGATGACTTCCAGTAAATACAGTCCGGACCAAATATTCCTTACTTACTGAGGAGTTAAATCTGAGGACAATTAGTAATGAGGTTGGCTGTGGTCAATAGaaagagcagttgtctgccaatcataggatcggtggttcgattccccCATCGGCGTGTGAGTGTGCGTGcttatgtgtgtgaatgggtgaatgagaggCAGTACCAGCACTtactttgagtaccagttaggtgGAAAAGCGCtatatactgtaagtgcagATGTAAGCTCACCTTCTTCTGATAAATAATACGGAATGTAGAATTTGGACATAAATAGGATTTATTGTTTCAGCCCAAAGCCCCACGATTTCATTACTGTACATCTTTGGCTGTAATAAACCTCATCAGGTGTGTTCCTAAGTCTATGCGCTGGCAACAGCTATGtgatatttttcacatttatccaTCTGTCTGATTGTTGTGAATGAcaccttgagggaatttcttcaaatttacAACAAACGTCCACTTGAACTCATGGAGGATCCAATTCGTTTTTGGTGGCCGAAGTCAAAAGCTCAGCCATGTGTGTCCAATTCACATCCATGCTAAACCTcagaaacatctgcacagataAATGTCCACTTAAACGCGTGAATGAGTGTGTATGAGAGTGGACAGACAGATTCTTggtgtttttacagtattaaaGCTACAATTCAATAACTTCAAATAAGAAAAGCTTCAGTTTTCAGTACTGTGAAACTCTGTAGTGCAGCCAGTCAACCTGCTTCTCACCTCTGACAGAGGCAGAAGCCACAAAAACCACCTGATGACAACAGGCAGCtgagaaaaactccctttataCAAACCTCCCACTGCTGCCAGAGGCCAGTCTGGTGTAAATGTGTCTAAAGCCGAGTGAGGCAGCCCGTCTGTATCTGGATGTTTGAATAAACTTGTTTTTAGTCACTTCTGACAGATTTATTTCAACAGAAATGACGTATTATCTGTAAAAAGTGTTGCAAGACACAACAGCCCCAGTAGGTTACTTCAGTTAGTGTTGTGTAAAGTTCTGTAGAAATGTGATTCTACAAAGCAAGGTTGAAGCTGGATACAAGCTCCATATTTCAGATTCACTAACTAAATGAaactaaatcacacacacacacacacacacacacacacacacagaatatacCGGTGCGTCTGGGGGTCTGGGTGGCGGTCAGGGCGACTCTGCGCAGGCAGAGCAGTTTGAGGAGGGGGGAGGTCCACTGGTTGAGCTGACTCAGCTCTCTCTTGGCTCGAGACAAGTTTATactacagaaacaaaacagcagcatatGTTATgagtgaaaaatataaaaagggCTTCAGTTTGCAGGTTGTGGTAATCATGGACATGTACGTCTGTCTTTTTCAGGGTCAGAAACACCAAAGAATTTGATGCACAGGTTTAAACTAATTTCTAAAATTAAGACAGTGTCaacattaatacacacacactaacaggtGTCTAGTTTAGAAAGCACATCTTCTAGGTGATATTAGAAGAAAAtcaatttgaaaacaaaaactattaaattcaCATGCTCCTCTTCATGTCATTCATTCAGCGCTCTCTAGCATTAAAGCTCTCAGATGTCTGAACATTCCTGAATCAGGTTGAACTGACCTGAACTCAGGTTTAACTCCCAggtctttctgctgcagctcctgcagactCCTGGTGGTTTTGTTGAAGGCAGCGTCCTGTTAACGAGCAGCACAACATGAGgagacagcagctctgtgacacTACAGACTTTACACTGATACTAAAAATCTCAAAGACGTAGTTTCTACATGTCAGTAGTTGACGCTGAGTGAAGTATAATAGAAACTAATGTGCTGCAGCCTGAACGGTTCCCTTTGTATTTCTGTCCCAGTCCAGCTGCTCTAATCACACCTCACTGAAACATGGACTGCAATGTGTCCTTTTGTTTTAGGTTCTGTAATAATATCCAACTGATTGTGTTAAATAGGAACAGGATTAGTTTAGAAGTGTAGGTTTTGCTAATGATCAAATCTCAGAAATTATAATACTGCTTTGAGAAGTGCTTCTTCAGAGGTAAAAATCTTAAAACTATCTTTACTGCAAATAAAACTCCACTCCTTTAAAgtaaagctgcagcagagatgtcagagtaATTTTTCTGTCAGAGTCTTAGAAGGGTCAGACCTACCTGGCTGGCTTCAAGCGTTCCCACAAAGTTAAAGATGAAATCATGGATACCATGATGAACATATATCTGgtaaattagaataaaaacaacaacaaaacattttagtttataaAACTATTTTGAGAAAGCGAAGCCACAAGCTTAAAGTTCAGCTGTGTATTTGTCATCTTCTCATGTTTGTGATGAGTGggtctgtctcctctcacagagTAACCCTGTGCTTTTCtgctggaggaagagagagtaaAGATACCTCCACTGCCTGTTTGAGAAGAGTCATCTGAAGCTCCTGCTTTGCCAGAAGTttctgtagaaaacaaaaaaacattcatcagcTGAGAAATTCATTAGTCACAGAATGTTAGCTGAGTCATCTTGTTAATGTGGACAGGGAGAAAATTGGGCAGAAACGAGGAAcaaattatgacaaattatCTTATTAGGCTCTGGAACCGTTGTCATAATACTCACTGCACACAGaaagaataaacacattaaGCTAGTGCACTTGAATGTATATTACACACAGTGTTGTGAAAAGACTGTCTGGGTTTAGAAAAGGTCAGCATTAACTAGTCACGTCAAACCATGTCCTTGTTATTTAGGACAGGCTGCTGCGACTGACTTATATCAGAGACTTAAAGTCAACATATAACAACTCAaaatctgctgcttcactttaactgtatttgtttttaggaAATCTCTGTCATCCAAAGCTTTTCAGGTCAGTGGTCCAACAGGAGGAATCAACCAACTCCACTCGCTCTGCAGCTTCATGCCCAACATTCACTAAACTAggaaacagaactcttctgcaacTTCCTATGTTCTTTCTCTATTATCTTGATTTCTACAGTCATTAAAGGTTTCCAAGGGATGCTGCAGTTGAATTGATCGCAGCTAACaccttaaatgtttttaatattccttcatttctctgacattttttttcattattcagaTACACTTAAACAAAAAAGGCAGTAACAGTTTCCATGAACCCAAGGCTTTAACAAACTGTTGACCaaccaaaatatatttaattcacaaacagatataaaacagagaaaagcaacaaaatccACAATCTGAAGAGCAGGAACGTAATACAGGTTTACTTATTTTATCTTGATGAAAACTTCAATCATAACTGTCAGATCAGTAATATCACTAACATCTTTAATTACCACCACCAGTCTCCTCTGGGTCAAACTAACACCTGATTCTGTAGGACAGTTTCTACTCACCAGGCGAGAGTCTCTCAGCagacactgaagacatttagtGTAGAGACCGTTTACCGAGTCCTGAGTGAAGAGAAGACAGGGTAACCATCAGTACTGCAGGAAAGCTCTGGAACAACCTTCATCTTATAAAAGTCAGTTATTATAGTAACAGGTAATATTTAGTGTTAAAGGAAACAACAGCATCAGAAAGATCATCACCAGTAGTCTGTTAATCTTTAGTTCTTCTTACTATGTGGTGTCTGAGTCCCTTCCTCTCCTGTTCCTTGAAAGTCTGACCAAAGCCCTGGATGAACTTGTCCAGTTTCTGGGTGTGTCGGCCCAGGAACTCCCTGACGTCCTCCAGGCTCTTCAGACAGTAAGGGGGCGGCGGGTTCTGCTCTGCAGGACTTGGGTCAACCTCGACGGGGCGGGAGATGCACAGGATGCTGTAGCTCTGCTCTTGGTCATTGTAGAACGTCTCCTCGAACAGGATGGGGACCGAAGCTGGAGCTGGGAAACCGGACCCCAGCAGGACCTGCCTGTCCTGGATCCTGACCtcctgaaacaaacaacaacaggtaCACAGCAGTTTCAGTTCACTCATATCATATTACCAGAACTTTTAAGGTATGTTATTCTAATTATCATGCAAATCATCACACTTATGTTGAACGTTTTAAAATTAACAATATTTACAGACACTGAACTTTTTTCCACGGAGACAAAGCTGCTATTGAGTAACTGTAGGTTCTTGTGTACAAAAACCCACATTACAATGATTAATTACtgtgttaaaaaatgtgaaatgtaaaaataatgacCTTTCCATCCACGGTCTGATATCCATCCTCCACAGGCTGCAGAACGTAGCTGTCAAACTGAGAGTCAGAGTAGCTGCTGACAGTCAAACTTCCGCAACACGGAATAAGAACCTGCAGGATGGGACAGAGAATGATCAGTTTTAATATAATCAATAAGTGGTTTACACAACTGTATCTCAAACCTAAATCCAACCTCTCACCTTCCTGACTTGTTTCCTCTTGATTAAAGACTTTCTGTTAAGTTTAAGTTGCTGATGTGAATGagcaacacattttttcagTGACTAGATGCGTTCAGTGTGTTCAAACTAGGAGATAGATGAACAGCTGATTTGTGCACTTCACAAATGTAGGAAACAGCATCGCCACAGATACAAAGATGCTCAGACAACTGCATGTCCTTGCCTTGGAGACAAGGACAAGAACTTCAGCTTAGATTCAGAAGATATCCAATCACTAATGTCACTGACAGATTTGGAACATAAACCTGAACATCAGCaaagtgacacagtgaaaatgtaaaatgtataacGTGACCTTGAGAGAGCATGCAGAAGGAGAGGGGTGTAAACCCACGGTTCATACCTCTGCTTTTGTTTAgcttgtttttagttttattatgcTTCATGTTCCCTTCTACATAGACTTAGAGCTACTTTCTTATGAAGGCTGCCCAATTTATTTGCTGGGTCATGGCACGGTTTAAAAAATGTGGTCAGAAGCCAGAAAAGGTTGTGAAACTTTGCTATATTGTACAATATGTGATGTACCCAAATGATATGATATGCTGTGTCTTGTGTAACTGATTTTCCAAGTCCAGCCTGCTGTGAAATATGTATCTGCAGCTGTAA
This DNA window, taken from Anabas testudineus chromosome 6, fAnaTes1.2, whole genome shotgun sequence, encodes the following:
- the ankrd27 gene encoding ankyrin repeat domain-containing protein 27, with the translated sequence MAVYDENILKNPFYLALEKQRPDLCSRVAELHSIVLIPCCGSLTVSSYSDSQFDSYVLQPVEDGYQTVDGKEVRIQDRQVLLGSGFPAPASVPILFEETFYNDQEQSYSILCISRPVEVDPSPAEQNPPPPYCLKSLEDVREFLGRHTQKLDKFIQGFGQTFKEQERKGLRHHIDSVNGLYTKCLQCLLRDSRLKLLAKQELQMTLLKQAVEIYVHHGIHDFIFNFVGTLEASQDAAFNKTTRSLQELQQKDLGVKPEFSINLSRAKRELSQLNQWTSPLLKLLCLRRVALTATQTPRRTVSIEAVCADDLLSVILYLLVKTEIPNWMANLSYIRNFCFSHSSKDELSYCLSTFEAAVEYINLGKLQNTHSHSGELNDKALFKEKMNLLAQSATTPIHCLFEHIANGNESEVKRLLSEGESDEEVKKMCHPLCSCDLCDLQLSGRLNDPSIVTPFSRDDRGYTPLHAAAVCGQAQLIDVLVHKGAPVNATDYHALTPLHLSCQRGYQGVTLLLLHYKANTDAQDNNGNTPLHLACMYGHEDCVKALVYYDVQSCRLDLQNDKGDTPLHVAARWGYEGIIQVLLENGASTDILNKIKESPLQCALNSKVLMLLQSTQNGRRHSGVDSPSRSPQASECSSRRSSISSTSSLGSEVKPEAERVRHREVEKLLRAVADGDIEMVRYLLDWMDEEEEDEGEVQSDALLCHPLCQCPNCAPTQKLPVLQAGALSVNSHNVDGFTPLHVSALHGHSALAALLIRHGANVNARTNQSSTPLHLASQNSHVQVVRFLLECNAKLNKKDQYGNTPLIHACLCGNPETAAILLQSNALVNVTNLQGNTALHEAVRGGHQVVVEELLKAGASPGVRNKRQRTPLDCAYELGGKNTEILRALQKASGLSPDAEPIKLLSVPKGALAHSFVQRLRLQDNSNSRRQAQCINRIQQLRKGSSGLPSRFSSTSNQVKSDRRGLRRGETVEVCSPSGSLKAGPRLRERPLGRCHTLDTHTPSTTEYTPKDETEYTNIPETAGGPDDPQPEMDETQSTNDSTCTGSESSPSPPSNASPHTDNSFDTCTTTNGSASHEPAELSGTNNQSLPPVNAASEESPDNQAHTEAESTLSTSDGNSNPTLPPDLQSHIQTDPTDGNRAVETSPDLSQ